A single Anopheles arabiensis isolate DONGOLA chromosome 2, AaraD3, whole genome shotgun sequence DNA region contains:
- the LOC120896205 gene encoding charged multivesicular body protein 3-like produces the protein MDLFGKSQDRKPKHMVQEWSEKLRKESFALDYQVRCIQREEDKIKRSLKEAAKKNDKEVCTILAKELIRSRKAINKIYTSKAHINSVQLQMKNQMATVRVAGSLAKSTEVMQAMQALVKLPEVAASMRKMSKEMMKAGIIEEMIDETMESLEDVEEMEEEAQKEIDHVLWEITAGKLGEAPATPLANPTKDEPSTSRAEAEDADEEDDMKEMQNRLQALRS, from the exons ATGGATCTGTTTGGCAAATCACAGGACCGCAAGCCGAAACATATG gtgcaGGAATGGTCGGAGAAGCTGCGCAAGGAATCGTTCGCACTCGACTATCAGGTACGGTGCATCCAGCGGGAGGAGGACAAAATCAAACGGTCGCTGAAGGAGGCGGCGAAAAAGAACGACAAGGAGGTGTGCACGATACTGGCCAAGGAGCTGATCCGATCGCGCAAAGCGATCAACAAAATCTACACCAGCAAGGCGCACATCAACTCGGTGCAGCTGCAGATGAAGAACCAGATGGCGACCGTGCGAGTGGCCGGCTCCCTGGCCAAGTCGACCGAGGTGATGCAGGCGATGCAGGCACTGGTGAAGCTGCCGGAGGTGGCCGCCTCGATGCGCAAAATGTCGAAGGAAATGATGAAGGCCGGCATCATCGAGGAGATGATCGACGAAACGATGGAATCGCTCGAGGATGTCGAGGAGATGGAGGAGGAAGCGCAGAAGGAGATCGATCACGTGCTGTGGGAAATAACGGCGGGCAAGCTGGGCGAGGCACCGGCCACCCCGCTCGCCAACCCGACCAAGGACGAAccgtcgacgtcgcgcgccGAAGCGGAGGACgcggacgaggaggacgataTGAAGGAAATGCAGAACCGATTGCAGGCGCTGCGTTCGTGA
- the LOC120896217 gene encoding ATP-dependent RNA helicase SUV3 homolog, mitochondrial-like produces the protein MLVNGPRWTRCCRAMLNSVHSVSRGTVGVRRTLLHPGSPATTGTSYRGKKDDTRLFTPIPIRPSPDDINVGAELTGALDKAEMLKVILKFSNRKEIKFLCLENGIDSNLQQQAFVSFRKYCLDTDALPADLHVVLSDILQGAGHVDDIFPYFLRHVKQIFPHLECMDDLKKISDLRQPANWYPSARGMNRKVIFHSGPTNSGKTYHAMERFLAAKSGVYCGPLKLLASEVYNKSNQRGTACDLVTGEERKFANPEGKPSAHVACTVEMTSINTPYEVAVIDEIQLLKDVGRGWAWTRAFLGLMAEEIHVCGEPGTADLLQKLCETTHESLEVRNYKRLTPLHIEEQALQTLDNVLPGDCIVCFSKNDIYAVSREIEARGKEVAVIYGGLPPGTKLAQAAKFNDPNNSCKVLVATDAIGMGLNLSIRRVIFYSMIKPTMNQKGEKEMDTISVSAALQIAGRAGRYGMKWEEGYVTTFKAEDLPTLKGILGQTPDPLTQAGLHPTADMIELYAYHLPNATLSNLMEIFVSLSTVDDSLYFMCNTEDFKFLAETIQHVPLPLRARYIFCCAPINRNMPFVCSMFLKYARRYSRNEPVTFDWLCNQCGWPFQLPRTIIDLVHLEAVFDVLDLYLWLSYRFPDLFPDEKLVRDIQRELDDIIQQGVFQITKLLKNSETAVSTNTPDEDSFVMRQKKSKYYREAGAGAGGTRGRLTERLLAQGLLTPAMLQELKQEWDQQAKRTGKGGGGADDEDDPFDGGKKGPGRRKGSRKMK, from the exons ATGCTGGTCAACGGTCCCCGATGGACGCGATGCTGCCGGGCGATGCTAAACTCAGTGCACAGTGTATCACGCGGTACGGTCGGTGTTCGGCGAACATTGCTTCACCCCGGCAGCCCCGCTACGACAGGCACGTCGTACCGGGGCAAAAAGGACGATACGCGACTGTTTACGCCGATCCCAATACGGCCCAGCCCGGACGATATAAATGTCGGCGCCGAGCTGACGGGAGCGTTAGATAAGGCGGAAATGCTAAAGGTCATACTGAAGTTTAGCAATCGGAAGGAGATCAAGTTCCTCTGTCTGGAAAATGGTATCGACT CGAATCTGCAGCAGCAAGCGTTCGTTAGCTTCCGGAAGTACTGTCTCGACACGGACGCGCTGCCGGCCGATCTGCACGTGGTGCTCAGCGATATACTGCAGGGCGCGGGGCACGTGGACGACATCTTTCCCTACTTTTTGCGGCACGTGAAGCAAATCTTCCCCCACCTCGAGTGTATGGACGATTTGAAGAAAATATCGGACCTCCGTCAACCGGCCAACTGGTACCCGAGTGCGCGCGGCATGAACCGCAAGGTGATTTTCCACTCGGGGCCCACCAACTCGGGCAAGACGTACCATGCGATGGAGCGCTTCCTGGCGGCCAAATCGGGCGTCTACTGTGGGCCACTGAAGCTGCTGGCCAGTGAGGTGTACAATAAGAGCAATCAGCGAGGAACGGCCTGTGATTTGGTGACAGGCGAGGAGCGCAAGTTCGCCAACCCGGAAGGAAAGCCGTCGGCGCATGTGGCCTGCACGGTGGAGATGACTTCCATCAATACACCTT ATGAGGTAGCAGTAATCGACGAAATACAGCTGCTGAAGGACGTCGGGCGTGGCTGGGCGTGGACGAGAGCGTTCCTGGGCCTGATGGCGGAGGAAATCCACGTGTGCGGCGAACCGGGTACGGCCGATCTGCTGCAAAAGCTGTGCGAAACGACGCACGAATCGCTCGAGGTGCGGAACTACAAGCGTCTCACGCCGTTGCACATCGAGGAGCAGGCGCTGCAAACGCTCGACAACGTGCTGCCCGGCGACTGCATCGTGTGCTTCAGCAAGAACGACATTTACGCGGTGTCGCGCGAAATTGAAGCCCGCGGCAAAGAGGTCGCGGTAATATACGGTGGCCTGCCGCCCGGCACCAAGCTCGCTCAGGCGGCAAAGTTTAACGACCCGAACAACAGCTGCAAGGTGCTGGTGGCCACGGACGCCATCGGCATGGGGCTGAACCTGAGCATCCGGCGCGTCATATTCTACTCGATGATCAAGCCGACGATGAACCAGAAGGGGGAGAAAGAGATGGACACGATTTCGGTATCGGCGGCACTGCAGATTGCCGGCCGGGCCGGTCGGTACGGGATGAAGTGGGAGGAGGGCTACGTGACGACGTTTAAGGCGGAAGATTTGCCGACGCTGAAGGGCATACTGGGGCAAACGCCGGACCCGCTGACCCAGGCCGGCCTGCATCCGACGGCGGACATGATCGAACTGTACGCGTACCATCTGCCGAACGCGACGCTCAGCAACCTGATGGAGATCTTCGTGTCGCTCAGCACGGTGGACGACTCGCTGTACTTTATGTGCAACACGGAAGACTTTAAGTTTCTGGCCGAAACGATCCAGCACGTGCCGCTGCCACTGCGGGCGCGCTACATATTCTGCTGTGCGCCCATCAACCGCAACATGCCGTTTGTGTGCTCCATGTTCCTGAAGTACGCGCGCCGGTACAGTCGCAACGAGCCGGTCACGTTCGACTGGCTGTGCAATCAGTGTGGCTGGCCGTTCCAGCTGCCGCGCACCATTATCGACCTGGTGCACCTGGAGGCGGTGTTCGACGTGCTGGATCTGTACCTGTGGTTGAGCTACCGGTTTCCGGACCTCTTCCCCGACGAGAAGCTGGTGCGCGATATACAGCGCGAGCTGGACGACATCATTCAGCAGGGCGTGTTTCAGATAACGAAGCTGCTGAAAAACTCGGAAACGGCGGTTTCCACCAACACACCGGACGAGGATTCGTTCGTGATGCGGCAGAAGAAGAGCAAGTACTATAGGGAGGCCGGCGCCGGGGCGGGTGGTACGCGCGGCCGTCTGACCGAGCGGCTGCTGGCCCAGGGACTGCTAACGCCAGCGATGCTGCAGGAGCTGAAGCAAGAATGGGATCAGCAGGCGAAACGTACGGGGAAGGGCGGCGGAGGAGCGGACGATGAAGACGATCCGTTCGATGGTGGGAAGAAGGGACCGGGGCGCCGAAAAGGCTCGCGCAAAATGAAGTGA